The Lolium rigidum isolate FL_2022 chromosome 1, APGP_CSIRO_Lrig_0.1, whole genome shotgun sequence region AATATATCATCTAGTATACAATATAAAGATCTTTATTAAGATATATAAGGATACACGCAAATATATACACAATATCCATGCTATTATTATAAATTAATCCAAGAAGGCATGGGATCTTGTCTTTTATTATTTCCCCACACTTGAAATGATTTGGTTAAATGTGTTTCCAATGTGATATATATAAAAGTAATATGATTTATATTTTATTGTATGGTAATATAGAACATCAAGAAATATGTGTGTGAATTGACAAAAAGGAGTTATAATTAAGTATACAAGTTTAATGTAAATAATTGTAAGCTTACATTATAAGAACATAAAGAGAAACAAACTTGGTTACATTATAAAATATATTAAACTAATATCATTAATATCTACATATATAATGCAAACTTAACACGAACAAACACTCATATGCAAAATTTAGAGGAGGCCAAAATACATCAAGATCTCTAGATAGTGTAGTATCGGTCGTTAAAACCCTTTTCAGACACAAGATATTTTTGATTGCAATGGTGACTTGGGCTTCATCCAGTACCATGTAGTCTCACTTTTAATTGGGTGGTCCTAGTTATTCGTGCACTTTGGAACACATTTCATTAGTTGTCAGCAGAACATCTTTCCCCGAAACACTTTGGAACACTTTGAAAGGTATGCTACATATAAGCACATTTTCATAAAGGATGTTTTATTGAATTCATAACAACACAATGGTTTTACAAGTTGGGTAATTAAAGACATCATTGGCCACATGCTCCAACCGCATACACACCGTTGCAATCAACTCGTGATGTTCCTTACGGAGGCATATACACGTAGATAATCTAGAAAAAGATGAAACTTCGCTATCAAACACCATACAATCTCTACACATATATAGCGACCAACCTAAGGTCTGGCCACAATTTTTTAggtaaaaatccaaggtctggccttcatTGGTTGTACCTGGCAATGGCTTGTTGAATCCATTGTTTTAGAAACTTGGACTTTCTCTAGGGTGAAACCCCACGATTTTCGGGCATGCGACGCCAATGCTTGTGCATTGTTTCATTTTTGGAGGGGTTGCTTTTGGAAAATCTCATTTGTAGTCCGGATGTTGTCTTCAGTGGTGGTTAGAGTGCTGTTGTTGCGAGTGTTTCATCACCTTGACGGGGtctttgtttcatttttttttatcttttttcttGGCTATGTGCGTCTTTGTTGTCTTTAGACATTTTCTTGATACGGAGATTGAgtataattggtatcttcgcgatattaatatattatttTTATAAAAAAAGAACTATAGCGACCAACCTCCCACCTGAGTGAGGATTCTGAACTTGGGGTCTCACCCTTTTCACCAGTTTTCCACTATACTTGTTGTGGCTACGGTGTTGTGCACCAATACGGGGCTGAAGCACGATCGCAAGCAGCTATCTAACCAGCGATCCATTCTCATTTTCTAACGAGGCTGCCATCCATTGAAATCCGTGGTGGATGGCATCCTCGAGCTCTTTGGCGGGTGAGTTATGTGTTTCAAAGATCACGTTTGGTAATTAAAGATGGTGATCAGAATGCCTATGCCATATTTGTGCTGCTGGGGTTGATTCACTAGAGACGGGCGAGAGCTCCGACGTTGGTCCTCAATTCAGCGGAGAAGATTTCTAAATGTTGCGAGTCATCACTTCAATGTAATCATCAATCATCTACCccattttttttagatcaaaaggGGTGAAATCCATTGGTTCCATTCAACATGCAACCAAAATGTCACCGAGTTTTCAAGGTGAGCTGTGGACTCGCCCAGTTGAGTTCGAAGACAAGacaaacaaaacaaagaaaagaaaaagacatcCAAACGGAACTGGCTCCACGAGAATATATCTAGAAGGACAGGCGAAGACGACATTCTTCTACTTCGTGACATTCTTCCACGAGTATAAGTTTCTCGCAAGGCAGTTCCTGGTGCCAACGATCCACGCGCTCATCTGAAGAAGATTTGGCCTGAACTTTGTCAGTCAAATCATATACGGAGTACCTCATATGTGTGTGCAAACACGGTTGAGCCACTGGCTCTACGCACGTGCCGGCGACGCGTGGCGTTGTCCGGGAACAGCTCGGCGAGGCCGAAGTCGCCGATCCTGGCGCCGTAGGCGGCGTCGAGGAGCATGTTGCTGGCCTTGATGTCCCGGTGCACGATCGTGCCGGACGCCATGCCCTCGTGCAGGAACGCGAGGCCGTGCGCCATTGCCGACGCACACGCCGCGCCGGACGCTCCAGGTGAGCGTGGCCGGGTCGCTGGAGGCTGCCGTGGCTGAGGTGCTCGTAGACGAGGATGCGGTGGGCTGAGGAGTGGCACGAGGTTGGGGTGCTTCACGTTGGCGGTGACTCTGATTTCCGTCCGATTGCCAATACTCACAGCACATGATCATCAATCATCACTGAAAATTCGTCTTAAGTGCAATGTGCAGCAAAAGTAGCAAGTTTTGGAGTAGTACGAAGAGGAACGCAGGCCATTCCTTGACTTGCTGGTCATGACAACGAATGCCAGTACCGGACAGCTGCTATCAGAATTATCATGCTGATATATGTTGGCTGGTTGAATTGTGAACATAACCACGCATCAAAAACAAACATCATACACTGGACCTTTTCATCTTGGTTACATCATCCAGTAGAGACTTCTCCATCTTTCGCTAAAAATGTCAGTCATCACCAAGATTCAATAGTCATAAGTCAATTACCCACCCAACAGCACAGGCCAAACAACTGTTACATTATACTGAACTACCGTAATAACAATACTACAGTAAAATCAATGATGGGAAGAAAGCTTCATCAAGGTCCCTGCGTGAGTCTCTGTAGCTGGCTTGGGTCACCCAGCGTCTCCATTAGGAGACGGGGCGCATACTGAGCCTCCCCATCGTGCTCCTCTGCATCCTGGCAGAACGACATGATTATCGTCTCgacccccacctccaccacccCGAAGAAAAGCTGAGCCACCACGTAACCAAGCGCCCAGCACAACTGCAAGCGCCGCCGATTAGTTAACTCCGGATACGTATGTATTCATCAAAGATGAATGCTGTGTTCAACCATGTTTCGAAATGATACAACTTGCTTACCAGCACAGGGAAGAGTGGAGATGATATCTTGTTGTGAGCAGACCTGTACTTGTGGTTGTCCAGCATCAGGAACGCGAAGAGCGCGCTGAACAGGCTCACGCACAGCTTTCCCAGGAAGAGGATCACGTCCCCTATGACGTTCACTTGTCCGATGCGCAGTATGTTGTTCATTATCAACCCGGTCGCGAGCTCAGAAGCTTTGCAGAATCCCTTCCCCGTAGTGGCAATCTGCACTAGCCATTCGCAATGGTGAGAAACCCATTCATATCCCACAAGCTAGCCTAACAAGGGAAACTAAAGCAGCACATATACTGTCAAGAAGATAACATACACAGTTAAGAAGGAAACATGTAGGATAAGCGCTGATACTTACCACAATATAAGCATTCCGGTTCACTGATTTGATGGTCCAATCTATGCAGCCCAAGCAGCAGTTAGACGAAGATGACACTGTCTTCTGGAAGCTGCTTCCACCAGCTGAATCAACCGTTTTCAGCCTACGGCGTAGTGATTTAAGTATCGACTGCACCCACTCTACGGTGGACACGATCAGTGAACCTAGAGCCACAGATCCAAGACTGTAGCGCAGCAAACGCTTCAGTGAAGACACCACGGTATGAAACGTTATGTCATGCTGCATAACATCGTTGTGCTGCACAAAGTAGTACCTTCTAGTGTTATCTAGAAAAATACTTAACTAGGTCGAGGTGATGAACATCACTGGGAAGTTCACGTCTATTATTGTTTGCCAGAGCAAGATTTGTGTGGTGCTTACCGACGTTTCACCACGTGCCCAGTAGTATGAAGCAACTGATCCAGCAATTACAGTTGAAGAGCATGCGATGAAGAATTGTGTTGCCCAGTAACAACCAAATAGGTGGAAAAAAATGGCAATGCCAATATGAGGGGTGTAATGGACACTGTACCCACAACAGTTGTCACAATTCACTTTTCCCTCCTTTAGATCAAAGGTACAGCAGTTTGCTTTGCAATCATTTTGTAAAACTTGACCAGAGCTGAAAAGATATAGTGTGGCTGCAAACCAGAACATATAGATGATAGCAAGGGCGAGGTATGGTACGACCGGAACAATAATGAGTTCCTGGACTTCACCAATGACCTTTGCAGCCACCTGCATCCAATTCATCCTGATGAGTGCTCAGAAAATACAAAGCTTATTGAGGGAGACAATGTGCATGTGAAGCCAGTTGATTCAGCACCATACGCACCTTAAGGACAGATGTCGCTTTCAGTATACGCCGAACTATAGCTATTGAAGTCAATAAAGCAATGATCATTACTATTGTCATCAATACAGCAGCAACATGAAGGTGGGTTATTTCCTAACAAAAAGATAAATGGTGAGATAACAAGAAGCTTAGCAGTATAGTgctaaaactactccctccgatccataataactatcgtggttttagttcatttctagtcaaatttgaactaaaaccacgacacttattatggatcagaagGAGTAATATCAATAGGAGGCACAAGCATACCCGTCCACTTATGCTGACATATGGATCACTTGGACCAATTACAACAGTTAAGGGATCATTGCCAATCCAGCCAGCTGAGCACGTAAAATAGTcagaatacatgagaatatgtATAAGACAATCTGCGCTGATAAAGATCACATGATGCCATTTTACCAACTATTACCTCTGTTccgaaatataagcctttttagaaagctaaattaGCTTTCTAAAAAGCCTTACATTTTGGAACAGGGGTAGTATAATACTAGTATCAGTATTTATTAGTtattactacctccattccataaGAGAAGgcatataaatttggtcaaaagtcaaactatGTACAGTTTGAGCTAACATTTAGAAAAAACTATCAACAATTATGAAACTATATTCATATATTATGAAAAAtgtatttcatgatgtatctaataCGATTGATTTGATATTATAgagtttttcttttttgtataAGTTTGGTCGAACTTTATCTAGTTTGACTTTGACCTAATTTATATGCCTTGGTTTATGGAGCACAGGGAGTAGTTATTACTTACGAGTAGATTGGTGCATCCTACCTTTTATATAGAAGAACATTGTGACGGATATTACAAGGGCATTGAAGAGGATCACTGTTATCCATGGCATCCCCGCAACAAAATAACGGATCATCGCTAACCATATCACTGCTAGAAACTGTGGGAGTAACCCCCCACAAGCGATTAACACAGGCCAGGATTTCCCAATATCTGCAACATATCTCTGCACAATATAAAAAGGTATCAGTTCCAAGAATCTACACGTGGGCATGCAACCATGTGCAAGGCTCTCAGTTTTTTATCTATTTATTTGCAGGACCATAATTCTCCAATTGAATCTAATAAATTTAGCCAAATAATATTAATCACACGTGGCTGCtagtttttttagaaacacatgtGGCTGATAGTTTATTTTAGAAAGACATGTGGCTGCTAGTATTTCCTTGTTGTATGAACATTTAATGTTATGTAGCTTGCAGAAAAATAATGTTCAACCAGAGAACAAAACTATGCTTTTCCTATACATGGACAGACCTGTCAGATAGGCACAATAAATTTCTTGTGAGACAGATAGATGGACTGACAGTGCAAGCAGTACAAAGACAAACCTTTAAGACAGAAGATTTATAATTGATGGTATTGTGAATAGTCTTGTCTATTAACATGTTTTCATCGATGCTGGCACCACCCATCCGCTGCCAATGCTTCAGAGAGACATTGGATGGCCGTGCAATAAACTGGCAGCTCCAGTAGACTGCGGTGACAGAAAAGGAATAAAATTAGCGGATGTACTTTGCATTCCTCAGATATTGGCAGCATCTTGCTGAGTATTCGCGGACTTGATATTCAACTATTCATGCCAGACTTACCATTTATACTTGGAAATATGATGGGGTAACATGGACCCTGCAACTGAAGAGAAGTGTTCCTCATCTCGGGAGTGAGGTACTCAAAATAATCATAGTCCCTGTCAATCCAATCATCGACAGAGAGCCGTATGTCACCTTCCGGGTAATCACAGACAAAGTTCAGCCCATCTTCTGCAGGGTAGGGGCATTCCATCAGGCAGATGGACTTAGCATCAGCTAGATCAATTTTGCTATCCTTTAGCCCACTTTGGTACACCTGGTTGGGGTTCATCCAGTAACGGACATCCAGCTCACTCAAATCTGGATCAGCATGTTTGCTGCCACATATGTTCCCTTTGTAGTCTAGTCCATAAGTTAGCCTGCATGACCAGAGCAGAAAATATCAATTATATATGGATATCTTCGCCAACAAAGGCCATTATAAGTTCTTAAAACATTTTTTTAACAACGCAAAATGAGTAGCACACGAAATGTTTGCAACAAAACGAATCTTTCGTGCTGCGCAACTCGCACCCTGTAGAATCATCACTTTCTTTGTGGGGACTGGGGACTCAATGTTCGTAAGAGCAGACAACTACAGCAATAAATCTCTGCAGCTCCTTAAAAGAGCTGTGCCAAAAATGGGAACAGCAATACATGAATGATGGCAATGTGAGCAACGGACCGTTTTAAGGACCACACTGTTTTGCTGTCTTTGTGTGTGTGCTGAATTGGAGGGTGGAAGCAAGGATTCTCCTCGTTTGGTCAAAACCTCACTTCTAAGATTAGTGAAACAAGAATGCATTGCATAGAGTGGACGGAAGCTCCACAATAGGCAACAAACACTTCTTGCGTTTTCTACTCAGTTGGAACTAGCAAACATCAAAAGGGGGCTAAAAGTAGAATTATAAAGGACCATATTCCGTGCTGCAAGGGTGCCGAAACTAGGGGGCAAATACATGGTTTACTTGGAATAAATTGAGCATAGATTCAACGCTATGGAAGCTCCATAATGGAGCAGACAGTAACTGTAACTGAGAGTAGAAAAAAGGAGCAAAAAATGAACGAGCAGGAACCATTTAGGAGTATCATGTTTTAGCCCCCTAAGCTTAACTTGTCCTCGAAAGATCTACATGAAACAAGAGCGAAATAGACAAATGCGGCACTCATTCACCAAGAGGAGTCACTCCTAATGGATTTTTTTAATGGAAATTAAGCGGCACCGACAGCGGCAGAAAGAGAATGCAAGAGCAAGAAAAAGGTGGGGAAGGAGAGCGACCTGAGCGGGTTGCCCTGGTTGAACCCGAAGCTGGAGTTGACAATCATGGCGACCGAGAAGGCGGCGAAGAGGGCGAGGAATGGCAGGTCGCGGCACTTCCGGTCGTGTCGAATGACGCCGGTTGCGGcgtcatctcctcctcctcctcctcctccggctccggcggcggcggaggagaagtGGCGGCCAATGATGTCGTCGATGGGCCCTCGCATTGCACCTTCCCCGAGCTCAGCTCAGCTGCTCTGGATTGGAGCAGTGCTGCCTCCTTCCTCCTCGGGTTAATGGGGAAAgtgatgctcgtgctgctgccgCCGGCTTCCTCTTCACTGGGACTGAGAAAGTGATATCGGAGCTAAAAGCGTATAGCACAGTTTACGCAACCTGGCACAGGAAGACGGTGACACTATTGTTTACGTGAATGAGGTGGCAGTTTTGCAaactgctttcatgcaaggaagaaacatCCTAGATGGAGTGGCAGTTTTGCATGAGACAATACATGAGATacatactaagaaattaaatggggttattttaaaattagatttcgaaaaggcctatgataagatccattggtcttttcttcagcgagacactcaggatgaaaggtttttctcctgagtggcgggctctaatttatgattttgtgtatggaggtagtgtggcaattcgggttaacgatgacaccggtcactatttccaaacacgaaaagggttacgccaaggagatccgctatcaccgatgttgtttaacattgtagcggatatgtcggcgatactcatagagcgtgccaagtctgatggtcaaattgaaggtgtgatcccacatctggttgatggggggttatctatccttcaatatgccgatgacacaattctttttatggatcatgatctcgaaaaggctcgtaatctgaaattaattttgtcaGCGTTCGAGcgagttgtcgggattgaaaatcaatttccataaaagtgaattattctgcttcggtgatgcccaaaatgatatggctctatatacagagttgtttggttgtgggcaaggccaatttcctattcgctatttgggtattccgattcattatcggagacttacaattgctgaatggaaaattgtggaagaaagactacaaaaacgccttagtagttggaaaggtaattgttgtccctgggaggaagattggtactcattaattcggtactcaccaatatggtactgtatatgttatcattctttcttttgccgaaaggaattctgcataaactcgattattatcgatccagattcttttggcaaggggatagcgagaaaaagaaataccgactggtgaaatggagtatagtttgtagtcccaaagatcaaggcggacttGGAGTTCACGACCTAGAGGTtaagaattcagctctgctgggtaaatggctttttaagcttcttaccgaggagGGGATATGGCAAACTatccttcggagaaagtatattggctcgaagactttatcccaagtggtttggaaacctggggattctcacttctgggctggtctcatggcgacaaagaatgttttctttcgccatggtactttctcgattAAGAACGGAGAAcagatacgtttctgggaagatgtttggttagacaatgctcccttaagtgaacagtatcccgctctgtatagtattgttcgtcgcaaaggtgataccattcgttgcggtaatggctacctcacccccgaatgtgacgttcagacggattttacttggacaaagactatTAGCATGGAATGATCTAATTCACCGACTGGGAGATATTCATCTATCACCcgaaccggacgaatttagatggaatcttcatgtagatggcaagTTCTCGGTTAAATCgttatacaatgcgatccttcactACGATACaccggttgataataataagaaaatgcggaagatgaagataccattaaaaatcaaaatttttggatggtaccttcgtcgaggagttattcttactaaagataatcttgtgaagcgaaattggcacggaagttcaaggtgtgttttctgtcatcatgatgaaactattaaacacctttttttcCAGTGCCATTTTGCGCGTTCtatttggtcagtcatccaagtagcgtctaccctgtatcccccgactagtgtagccaatgtctttggcaactggCTTCATGGTGTCggctcaaggtttaagttgcttcttagggtgggggcgcttgcagttatacgggcgctttggctaagtagaaatgacaagatttttaatgataaaaattgttctttgttgcaggtcatctacagatgtacaggtattctccgttcgtggttacctcttcggcgggtggagaaccgagacctatttacggaggtccgtacacggttggaggctacggcgagggatactttttccctacatgggtggcggcATAGTCCGCGGATTGTTGCACCACCCtcatcttaggcgttatatgattcatcgcttcgatatgtatttcgcctttttgTTATATACTTTGATTCCAGatacataaacggctgtgtgcatcctggttatgcagaggctggatgtaattgcttaccaaaagtaataaagcatcctttatcgaaaaaaaaacgtGAATGAGGTGGCGAAAGCGGTGGGCCGCGTGTTGCGTCACGTGAAGTGACGGCTCCTCGACGACTCCGGCGCAGACAGACAGACCAGATCGCCCTGCCATGGTGAAGGCGGTGGTCGCCGACGAGGCGCGCATCAAGGCCTTCGAGGACGCCGTCGCCTCCTCCGGCGCCCCTCGAGCCCAGGTCACCCCGCCTTCCTCCCTCCCTCCTTGCGCTCGTCCGATTGCATCTCAGCCCGCCGCCGTCGTGGAAGCGGATGTTTGATTTGACCGGTTCTTCCTGCGTGCAGGTGGGGCTGGTGGTCGGCAAGCTCAGCGCCTCCTCCGACCGCGCCCTCGTCTACTCCCTGCTCCCCACGCCGCCCACCGACGCCGGCGAGCCTGCTTGCTCCCTCCGGGCCGCCGCCCCCTCAGCTGGCAAGGCCAAGTCCAAGGGAGGCGGTAAGGGTGGCGCCGCGTCTTCTTCCGACGCGCCACCGACGCTCCAGTTCGATGTCGATTGGGTCGCTGAGCACGCTCGACAGGTGCAGCCTCCTGTCATCACCTGTTACTCTGCACAAACTCCTAACATTACCTAATCTCTGAAGCTTTAGGATAGCAGTAGCACTCATCAACATTGACAATTTAGAGTCTGCTTCGTTCTTAGATGCAAACTCATCCTACGGAGTCTGCAACAAAATCCGGCTTCTATCATTAGTTCTCTCTTGTAAGTTTCAGGCCTGAGTGTTGTAGACCAGCAATATGTGTCTGATGTGAGTCGTATGGTCAATTGCATTCAAAATTCAGCCATGTTTTGGTTCTTTTGCTCGAACTTGTTCCAGGGTAGCACAACCTTTTTTGTCATTTCGACTAGGATTAGCTACATATATGAAAATGCTGCTCAAATTTTCTCCTGGTCTGCAGGTGTCGAGGATGCTCCTTGGAGGAATGAGTGTCATAGGTATCTACGTATGGGCCTCTGAAGGCTCCTTCAAAGcgacttctccttctgttttatcACAGGTACCAATAATAATGTCCTAAATAACTGTACTACAGTTGTTGGGTCGCCAGCCCACCTTTTAGTGTTGTAAACTTGCTCGTTCACGGGTTTGCTATTTGGAATGAGATGGGCATATACTTATTATATGATAACAAAATAAGGTTGTGAGAAGACATAATGTAACTCAAGTCCGAGTTATTGCCCATAGAACTATAGAAAGGAGAAGATTTTTACAAATTAGGCTTGGTTAGTGCTTCATATTAGATGTTCCATGCTATATTTTCTAGTGACAATAAAATATTTCTAGTATAAGATGATGCTAGCTAAATCATTAACACTTGCCAAATCGAGTAGGCATGCTCTTGTTGGTCTTATCTCTCTTGTCTTTGGAATAAAGCTCAGCAATTAACCAATTTGATGTGCTGATCTGGGCCAACTATACTGCCCTAACCGGCCCAACTATCCTCCCTTACCTGGCCCTTCGACTTCCTAGGTGGTCTGGTCTTTGCTGTAACTAAGGATGCAAACCGCCAATCCGCAAAACAAGTTTCTAAGTATACACCAAGTCAGCTTAGTATAATTTCTTCCTAGGTTGACTTATGATATGTTTATATGTGGGCTTCTGCTAGTTCTGATTGCATTCCTAGCTATAAGAATGTTGGCGTAATGAGTCAACTTGAATGTAACAAGTAGGATACCTTTACCTTGTAATTGTAACAGCCTTTTACCATGCCATAATGACCATCTTTAGACCAACAGGCACCAACTTCTTGTTTGATTCTTTTGGTGAATTTTGGGGTCGGTGTACCTTCTGCTGGGATGTATTTAGATTGTTTTGCCAGCGTATTTCTGATCTTTTAGGCATATACAGTGACTTCTTCGTAATTCTGTTGTTCCTTGTATTGGGGTTCTAGGGCATGCCATTGTACAGATTATCAAACTGATGTTATTTTCCAGGTCATTAGAGTGGTTTCTCAGGCAGTTCCTTGGTACGGCAGTGATTTTGATGAGAGGCTGCTCATTCATCTCTCTTACAGCCCGAGAAGGTACTGTATATTTTTGCTATCTTACTTTGATTTCCTCTCCCCCAATAAGTAGATGTGGTAGGCTGGCAGCATCTTCTTAGCACTTTGGATTGATCAAACTTTAGGAATCTGCCGAGCTTGGATTTCAACAATTCGTATCTGGTTTCTTTTATTGTGACTGTCCTAATTTTTTATGTCAATAATTGTTACTGCTCATGTAAAAATTTCATTGCTCAGCTACATTCTGATTTCAGTTCCTTTCTGGAAGGAACAAATACAGTTAATACACACGCAGGTCATAACATAAGAAATTTTATCCATTACAGGTGGGCCTGTCGTATATGTGAGATGGCATCAGGAAGTTTAAGGCCATGTGACTTCAAATTTAGCAAACTGTTAACTTCACTTCAGACTTTCAGATGCACAtacaattttgagacaaggtACTATTTTCGGAATGTTGCCTAATACTTATCTGGGAAATCCTTGTGTCATTTATGCCCTAAAGCTAGAAGGGTGTCATTTTAGGTGAACTGAATTTTGTTAAATATTAATTTACCAAAACAAACAACTGTACTTGTCAGTTTATAGTCGCATGTGCTGTAGCAAATCCGTGAATTTGGCAATGTTACTTTTCCTTTTAGTGGGCTTTCATCTGTCTCATTCTGGAGTGATTATATACTTACAATGCATATTGGCGTAGGTTGAATGTTGTCCAAGCCGAGTCTTTTAAGAAAGTTATGTCAAAGGCAATCAGTCATCTCACAAAGGAAGTGCAGAATGCCAAAGCTTTAGTTGACGGAGTTCTGGTAAATTACCACTCCTTGGCCTTTTTGGTTGGAGAAGTGCAGTAAATCCAATAATGTGCATCACCCTAAAAGACTGACAGTGAATTCTTTAAGTTCTTGTTTGTGTATAACACCCAGTTAAGCTTATAATGTTCTCTATGTTCTCATCTAGTTGTCAGATGATATGACCATCACTTCAGAGAGTTCACACAAAGTCGATTTTCTTGTACCTTTCAAGACAAATTTGCCTGCCGGAGGTGCCTCCCCTAATGCTGTTTTTTACTGTGTTATATAGTTCATTTCTCTTGTTATTATTTCAGAGCCTAATAGTTAGTGCTTACACTAAAGAATGCAGTTTAGAGGGAGTTGCTGGGTTGCTTGTCTTTGCTGGATCTGTCAGTGCATTGGCATACTTGGGCCCAAAAGAATCTATCACAGAAGCTATATCTGATCTGAAGGTATTTATGAGATAAAATTCCCGCTGTTATCTAGTTGCCACTTTCTTATAACATGTGTCTTTTTGAGCTTGGAACCAC contains the following coding sequences:
- the LOC124691418 gene encoding choline transporter protein 1-like — translated: MRGPIDDIIGRHFSSAAAGAGGGGGGGDDAATGVIRHDRKCRDLPFLALFAAFSVAMIVNSSFGFNQGNPLRLTYGLDYKGNICGSKHADPDLSELDVRYWMNPNQVYQSGLKDSKIDLADAKSICLMECPYPAEDGLNFVCDYPEGDIRLSVDDWIDRDYDYFEYLTPEMRNTSLQLQGPCYPIIFPSINVYWSCQFIARPSNVSLKHWQRMGGASIDENMLIDKTIHNTINYKSSVLKRYVADIGKSWPVLIACGGLLPQFLAVIWLAMIRYFVAGMPWITVILFNALVISVTMFFYIKAGWIGNDPLTVVIGPSDPYVSISGREITHLHVAAVLMTIVMIIALLTSIAIVRRILKATSVLKVAAKVIGEVQELIIVPVVPYLALAIIYMFWFAATLYLFSSGQVLQNDCKANCCTFDLKEGKVNCDNCCGYSVHYTPHIGIAIFFHLFGCYWATQFFIACSSTVIAGSVASYYWARGETSHNDVMQHDITFHTVVSSLKRLLRYSLGSVALGSLIVSTVEWVQSILKSLRRRLKTVDSAGGSSFQKTVSSSSNCCLGCIDWTIKSVNRNAYIVIATTGKGFCKASELATGLIMNNILRIGQVNVIGDVILFLGKLCVSLFSALFAFLMLDNHKYRSAHNKISSPLFPVLLCWALGYVVAQLFFGVVEVGVETIIMSFCQDAEEHDGEAQYAPRLLMETLGDPSQLQRLTQGP
- the LOC124691428 gene encoding protein odr-4 homolog translates to MVKAVVADEARIKAFEDAVASSGAPRAQVGLVVGKLSASSDRALVYSLLPTPPTDAGEPACSLRAAAPSAGKAKSKGGGKGGAASSSDAPPTLQFDVDWVAEHARQVSRMLLGGMSVIGIYVWASEGSFKATSPSVLSQVIRVVSQAVPWYGSDFDERLLIHLSYSPRRWACRICEMASGSLRPCDFKFSKLLTSLQTFRCTYNFETRLNVVQAESFKKVMSKAISHLTKEVQNAKALVDGVLLSDDMTITSESSHKVDFLVPFKTNLPAGECSLEGVAGLLVFAGSVSALAYLGPKESITEAISDLKADIVASLRSRLDIILDDDEVDDDSTTNDVENSPSQKATQVIFHELREPYSFSFPRRILIPWLAGSYICDYLQQSETTKDALERCKEVISLETDLEDSSILEPEVAAASATIASFWDVVPGASSRARAEPSPKDGPSEQAKSSRRAQSSSFSILAALFVLLVALLVGYMFAFSANSKT